The sequence below is a genomic window from Pseudomonas cannabina.
TTCCGGGTACACCGTGATGCCGACACAGCATTCAAGCGCCAGATCCAGATTGTCGATGCGCGGCAACCCGGCGAGCGAACGTTGCACGGCGTCGCCCATGCCCACGGCGCCGTCGCTGGTGGTGTTGTCCAGCAGTAGCAGAAACTCGGTGGCGGCCAGCCGGGCAACTGTATCACCAGCACGCAGAATGCCTTGCAGGCGTTGCCCGACCTGAAGCAACAACGGCTCCACCCCCTCGGCACCCGCGCTTTCACTGATCGCCGCGAGATTGCTGATACCCAGGTACAGCAGCGCAACCGGACGCTCGGCAGCAATCGCGCTGCCCAGACGCTCCATGACCAGCGCCCGGTTGGGCAGGCCGGTCAGATTGTCATGCAGCGCGTTATGCGCAAGCTGGCTCTCGCGCACGGCGATGCCATGCTGCATGGTGTTGATGGCATCAGCGAGCATGCCCAGCTCATCGTCGCGGGCCATGTTGACCGGGGTTTCATAATCACCGTCGCCGATGCGCTTGGCGGCAATCGCCAGAGCCCGCACCGGTAACGAAACGCTGCGCGCCAGTGCCAGCGTGCCGATCAAGGACGCCAGCAAGGCGGCCATGGAAATCCAGAAAATCTTTTCATCCAGCGGCGCAAAGGCTTGAAAGGCCTTGTCCAGCGGGCTTTGCAACAGCGCTATCACTTGCCCGTCGCCGGCATTGCCGGTGTTGGCCAGCATCAGGGTCTGACTGAGGAATTTCTGGTTGGCCTGTTCGGTGACGCGCATCTGACCGCCGGAGGAGTTTCTCATCAGCTCGACCAGTCCTGCATGCATCGCGGGCGACTGGGTGCTGATCAAGTTGCCGGGCTCACCGTTTTCCACCGTGAGAAAAGACACTTCCAGGCCGCTGAGCGAGCGCAGTTCTTCGGCAATATTGCTGTCGATGGCGAACCCCATGACCACCCGACCGATCGGCAACGGTGCCAGCACGGTACTTTCCACCAGCAAATGCGGTGTTCCGCCACCGGGAATGATCAATACGGACTGCCCGGCGCGTTTGGCATTGCGCAGCGCCTGGTCGTAGATGAATCTGGAGCCCTCTGGCACGTCGGGAATGGTGCTGGCAATCACCACACCGTCCATGCCCAGCAGGAACATGTCACTGGCATTGATCCGCTTGCCGTGGTTAAGCAGTACCGAGCGAATCGTCGATGCGTCAGAGCTGGCCACCGCATCGCGAAAACCGAAGTCGGCAGACAGCAACTGCACGCCGTCACGCAAGCGCTTGCCACGCAGATCGATCAGACGCTCAAACACCCGGCTACCCACTTCCAGTTGCGCCTGCGCCTGGGTACGCACGGCATCGCCGGTCGCGAACTTGACCGCCAGAAACACTGCGCCCACGACGATCAGCAACAGGGCAATCAGAACCCCGGCGATACGCGCCTGAAAGCTGATTTTAAGCTTCATTCATGGGCGGCCTTGTGAAAGGCGTCACCAAAACCGCTGGACTCCGGCCTGGCAGGTTTGTCCTCCGCTTTCGCCTCGACCTCCAGCTTGAAGCGCTGAACAAGGCCTGCAGCGGGCACCTCGAATTCGCCACCCGACACCGGCTGCATATTTTCAAGCTGTGGGTGCCAGAGGGTGGCGGCATAGTGCCCGGCGGGGATCTGATCGAGCTTCAGCAGGCCTTTGCTGTCCGTAACGCCGAACCATGGCTCGTCGGTCACGTAGATATAACCCACCATCCAGTCATGAATGTTGCAACCGAGAACCACGACGCCAGGCTTGTCGAACAGCAACGGTTCCGACGGGGTGCCTTCATAAAGACGCAATTCAAAGCGTTTGGCCGGAGAAAACGAATACACCTGATGGCGAATGTTGTCGCTGTTGGGGAACTTGACCTGCGTACCGGTGTGCACCGCCAGCACGTAGGGCGAAAACTCCTGGTCGCGCTGATCCATCGACGCCTGAAGCACAGCGGGCGCAGCACCAGCTGGCCCTTTGAGCGTTACCACTGCATCAGCGAGAGGCTTGCCCTGGCTGTCGAGCATTTGTGCAGTAAAGGTCGCGGCCGATGCTGTGGTGGCCGATGCTATCCATAATCCGGCCAGCAATGCCGAAAAAAATACGTTGGTCATACCTGATTCAACCCATAGCGGCAGGGCCGCAATTAAATAAGCCAGCGCCATTCAGGTGCTGACTGCCTCCGTGCCACGAAAACGGTTTTATTGTCGCTTTACAGACTATCGACCAAGACTATTGAAACCTGAGGGTAGCTGCCCCATCTAAGAGCCATGTTCAACTTCTCAGGTGCCCCATGAGCGACCAGCAGACAGCCTCGCCAGATTTGCCCAATGACGCAGACGAGCACGACGTGTCTCTGAGTTCCGACAGCACCTCGCTTGCCCTGCCCGGCCAGAACCTGCCGGACAAGGTGTACATCATCCCGATTCACAACCGCCCGTTCTTCCCTGCGCAAGTGTTGCCGGTGATCGTCAACGAAGAGCCGTGGGCCGAGACCCTGGAGCTGGTCAGCAAGTCCGAGCATCACTCGCTGGCGCTGTTCTTCATGGACACGCCACAGGAAGATCCACGCCACTTCGATACGGCGGCGCTTCCCGAGTATGGCACTTTGGTCAAGGTTCACCACGCCAGCCGCGAAAATGGTCGCTTGCAGTTCGTGGCTCAGGGCCTGAGCCGCGTGCGTATCCGCACCTGGCTCAAGCACCATCGCCCGCCGTATCTGGTTGAAGTCGAATATCCGCAGCAGCCTAACGAGCCGACCGACGAGGTGAAGGCGTACGGCATGGCGCTGATCAATGCGATCAAGGAACTGCTGCCGCTTAACCCGTTGTACAGCGAAGAGCTAAAGAATTACCTCAATCGCTTCAGCCCCAACGACCCCTCACCGCTGACCGACTTCGCCGCGGCACTGACCTCCGCCACCGGCGTTGAGCTGCAACAGGTGCTCGACTGCGTGCCGATGCTCAAGCGCATGGAAAAAGTCCTGCCGATGCTGCGCAAGGAAGTCGAAGTTGCACGCTTGCAGAAAGAGATTTCCGCCGAGGTGAACCGCAAGATCGGCGAGCATCAGCGCCAGTTCTTCCTCAAGGAACAGCTCAAAGTCATTCAGCAAGAGCTGGGGTTGAGCAAAGACGACCGCAGCGCCGATATCGAACAATTCGAGCAGCGCCTTGAAGGCAAGACCTTGCCGCCACAGGCGCGCAAGAAGTTCGACGAGGAAATCGGCAAGCTCAAGGTGCTGGAAACCGGCTCGCCTGAATACGCCGTGACGCGTAATTACCTGGACTGGACCAGTTCGTTGCCGTGGGGCGTCTACGGTGCGGACAAACTGGACCTCAAGCACGCCCGCAAAGTGCTCGATCAGCACCACGCCGGGCTGGATGACATCAAGGCGCGGATTCTCGAATTCCTTGCCGTGGGCGCCTACAAGGGCGAGATCAGCGGCTCGATAGTCTTGCTGGTCGGCCCGCCCGGCGTGGGCAAGACCAGCGTCGGACGCTCGATTGCCGAATCACTGGGTCGGCCGTTCTATCGCCTGAGCGTCGGCGGCATGCGCGACGAAGCCGAGATCAAGGGCCATCGCCGTACTTATATCGGTGCCCAGCCGGGCAAGCTGGTGCAGGCGCTGAAAGACGTCGAAGTCATGAACCCGGTCATTATGCTCGATGAAATCGACAAGATGGGTCAGAGCTATCAGGGCGACCCGGCGTCGGCGCTGCTGGAAACCCTGGACCCGGAACAGAACGTCGAATTCCTCGATCATTATCTGGACCTGCGTCTGGACCTGTCGAAAGTGCTGTTCGTGTGCACCGCCAACACCCTGGATTCGATCCCCGGCCCGTTGCTCGACCGGATGGAAGTGATTCGCCTGTCGGGCTATATCACCGAAGAGAAACTGGCGATTGCCAAGCGCCACTTGTGGCCCAAGCAGCTGGCAAAAGCCGGCGTTGCGAAAAACAAGCTGAGCATCAGCGACACCGCCTTGCGCGCCGTGATCGAAGGCTATGCGCGCGAAGCCGGCGTGCGGCATCTGGAAAAACAGCTCGGCAAACTGGTGCGTAAAGCGGTCGTCAAACTGCTGGACGCGCCTGATTCGGTGATCAAGATAGGGCCGAAAGACCTCGAAGCGTCGCTGGGCATGCCGGTGTTCCGCAGTGAACAGGTGCTGTCGGGAGTGGGTGTCATCACCGGTCTGGCCTGGACCAGCATGGGCGGCGCAACCTTGCCGATCGAGGCAACGCGTATTCACACCCTGAACCGAGGCTTCAAACTGACCGGGCAACTGGGCGATGTGATGAAAGAGTCGGCAGAAATCGCCTATAGCTACGTCAGTGCCAATCTGTCGAAGTTTGGTGGCGACGCGAAGTTTTTCGACGAGGCCTTTGTGCACGTTCACGTTCCCGAGGGCGCAACCCCGAAAGATGGACCGAGCGCAGGCGTGACCATGGCCAGCGCCCTGCTGTCGCTGGCGCGCAATCAAGCGCCGAAGAAAGGTGTGGCCATGACCGGAGAACTGACCCTGACCGGCCATGTACTGCCCATCGGTGGCGTGCGCGAAAAAGTCATTGCGGCGCGCCGACAGAAAATCCACGAACTGATCCTGCCGGAACCGAACCGGGGCAATTTCGAGGAGTTGCCGGATTACCTCAAGGAAGGCATCACCGTGCACTTCGCCAAGCGCTTTGCCGATGTGGTGAAGGTGTTGTTTTAAAGGTTGATGCGGGGACAAGTCTCACACTGACGCTCGTTCCCGCGCTCTGGTGTTATTCACAAATCTAACTGACTATCGTGCCGATGCTCCGCGTCGGCACGCAGTTCTGGATGCTCTGCGTCCGATCCTGAGCGCGATACCTGTCGTACTCCCCCACAAAACCCTGATCGGTTATCCTTCGGCCTCGTCTCGCACTACCGGAACTTGCCATGATCCCTGCCCGTTTTGTTGCACCGTTGAGCCTCGCGCTGCTGACGGCGTGCGCTCAGACACCGAGAAACATCGTCTCCATCGACACGCAGAGCGATTGCCCGCTGACGCTCAAACCCGGACAGACGCTGATCCTCACGCTGCCCAGCAACCCGACGACGGGCTTTCGCTGGTTGATCCAGAACCCGGCGCCGACTGTCCTGCGCAGCCTGGGGCCTGAGGTGTATGCCAATGCCGAAAGCAAGGAAATGGTCGGCAGTGGCGGACAGTCGGTGTGGCGCTACAAGGCAACGGACGTCGGCACCGGGAAGCTGCTCATGACCTATCAACAGCCGTGGGCGCCGGAAGTGCCGCCGGAGCAGACGTTCGAGTGCGCGATCAGTGTGAACTGAGGCTTTCGGTGCGGCTGGTCCGAGCGCACGCGCTGCACCATGCATCCCGGCGACAAGTTGGCTAGAATGCCCGCCTTTCAAAGCCTTCGCCGGAACCGCCGTGAGCAAAGAACCCGACCGCATTTTCGCCCAGCCTCTGGCTCAGGTGCCTGACTTCGCCTTCAATGAAGACGTGGTTCGGGTATTCCCGGACATGATCAAGCGCTCGGTGCCCGGCTACCCGACGATTGTCGAAAACCTCGGCGTGCTCGCCGCGCAGTTCGCGCAGCCCGACACCGTGCTGTATGACCTTGGCAGTTCGCTGGGTGCTGTCACGCAAGCCTTGCGCCGTCACGTACGCGGCGAAGGCTGTGAAGTCATCGCGATAGACAATTCCAGCGCGATGGTCGAGCGCTGCCGTGAGTACCTTAACGCGCAGAACTCCATGTTTCAGGAGCTGCTGCCAGTGCAGGTCATCGAGGGCGATATCCTCGCGCTGGAGTTCAAGCCTGCCTCGGTGGTGGCGCTGAATTTCACCCTGCAATTCATTGCGCCCGACCAGCGTCTGGCGCTGCTCGGCCGCATTCGTGATGCACTGGTACCGGGCGGCGCGCTGATCCTCTCCGAGAAACTGCGCTTTAACGATGAGCAGGAACACGCGCTGTTGACCGATCTGCACATCGCCTTCAAGCGCGCCAACGGCTACAGCGATCTGGAAATTTCCCAGAAACGCAGCGCCATCGAAAATGTCATGAAACCCGACAGCCTTGAAGAACACCGTCAGCGCCTGCTGGCAGCAGGCTTCTCCAAGGTCGTGCCCTGGTTCCAATGCCTTAACTTTGCCTCGTTGATTGCCCTGCCATGATTGATCTCGCTCCCCTCGTCCGTCGTCTGGCGGGCACCCCTCTTGCTGAATGGGCCAACGGCCTGCAAGCCCAGCTCAACACCAAGATGACCAAAGGTCACGGCGACCTGCAACGCTGG
It includes:
- a CDS encoding putative bifunctional diguanylate cyclase/phosphodiesterase, translated to MKLKISFQARIAGVLIALLLIVVGAVFLAVKFATGDAVRTQAQAQLEVGSRVFERLIDLRGKRLRDGVQLLSADFGFRDAVASSDASTIRSVLLNHGKRINASDMFLLGMDGVVIASTIPDVPEGSRFIYDQALRNAKRAGQSVLIIPGGGTPHLLVESTVLAPLPIGRVVMGFAIDSNIAEELRSLSGLEVSFLTVENGEPGNLISTQSPAMHAGLVELMRNSSGGQMRVTEQANQKFLSQTLMLANTGNAGDGQVIALLQSPLDKAFQAFAPLDEKIFWISMAALLASLIGTLALARSVSLPVRALAIAAKRIGDGDYETPVNMARDDELGMLADAINTMQHGIAVRESQLAHNALHDNLTGLPNRALVMERLGSAIAAERPVALLYLGISNLAAISESAGAEGVEPLLLQVGQRLQGILRAGDTVARLAATEFLLLLDNTTSDGAVGMGDAVQRSLAGLPRIDNLDLALECCVGITVYPEHGGSAHELVSRAAIARKDATFLPGRLQIYQDGRDLAHQRQICLIRDLRKAPQNGELTLHYQPKLDIRQGYVRQAEALLRWVHPRFGNVSPAEFIVLAERTGSIHLLTDWVIEEAFRQLADWRQRGLVLQVSVNISADDLLSGDLAGYVMRLIKQYGVPAEQLVFEITESAVMSEPEKALIVLHRLRDCGISLSIDDFGTGYSSLAHLKRLPVQELKIDQSFVRDLDETSEDAVIVRSTIEMSHNLGLKVVAEGVEYQHSLDLLRRWHCDTAQGYLISRPLPAAAFEAWIAKSQVSPGLRVN
- a CDS encoding methylamine utilization protein — protein: MTNVFFSALLAGLWIASATTASAATFTAQMLDSQGKPLADAVVTLKGPAGAAPAVLQASMDQRDQEFSPYVLAVHTGTQVKFPNSDNIRHQVYSFSPAKRFELRLYEGTPSEPLLFDKPGVVVLGCNIHDWMVGYIYVTDEPWFGVTDSKGLLKLDQIPAGHYAATLWHPQLENMQPVSGGEFEVPAAGLVQRFKLEVEAKAEDKPARPESSGFGDAFHKAAHE
- the lon gene encoding endopeptidase La, producing MSDQQTASPDLPNDADEHDVSLSSDSTSLALPGQNLPDKVYIIPIHNRPFFPAQVLPVIVNEEPWAETLELVSKSEHHSLALFFMDTPQEDPRHFDTAALPEYGTLVKVHHASRENGRLQFVAQGLSRVRIRTWLKHHRPPYLVEVEYPQQPNEPTDEVKAYGMALINAIKELLPLNPLYSEELKNYLNRFSPNDPSPLTDFAAALTSATGVELQQVLDCVPMLKRMEKVLPMLRKEVEVARLQKEISAEVNRKIGEHQRQFFLKEQLKVIQQELGLSKDDRSADIEQFEQRLEGKTLPPQARKKFDEEIGKLKVLETGSPEYAVTRNYLDWTSSLPWGVYGADKLDLKHARKVLDQHHAGLDDIKARILEFLAVGAYKGEISGSIVLLVGPPGVGKTSVGRSIAESLGRPFYRLSVGGMRDEAEIKGHRRTYIGAQPGKLVQALKDVEVMNPVIMLDEIDKMGQSYQGDPASALLETLDPEQNVEFLDHYLDLRLDLSKVLFVCTANTLDSIPGPLLDRMEVIRLSGYITEEKLAIAKRHLWPKQLAKAGVAKNKLSISDTALRAVIEGYAREAGVRHLEKQLGKLVRKAVVKLLDAPDSVIKIGPKDLEASLGMPVFRSEQVLSGVGVITGLAWTSMGGATLPIEATRIHTLNRGFKLTGQLGDVMKESAEIAYSYVSANLSKFGGDAKFFDEAFVHVHVPEGATPKDGPSAGVTMASALLSLARNQAPKKGVAMTGELTLTGHVLPIGGVREKVIAARRQKIHELILPEPNRGNFEELPDYLKEGITVHFAKRFADVVKVLF
- a CDS encoding protease inhibitor I42 family protein produces the protein MIPARFVAPLSLALLTACAQTPRNIVSIDTQSDCPLTLKPGQTLILTLPSNPTTGFRWLIQNPAPTVLRSLGPEVYANAESKEMVGSGGQSVWRYKATDVGTGKLLMTYQQPWAPEVPPEQTFECAISVN
- the cmoA gene encoding carboxy-S-adenosyl-L-methionine synthase CmoA, with translation MSKEPDRIFAQPLAQVPDFAFNEDVVRVFPDMIKRSVPGYPTIVENLGVLAAQFAQPDTVLYDLGSSLGAVTQALRRHVRGEGCEVIAIDNSSAMVERCREYLNAQNSMFQELLPVQVIEGDILALEFKPASVVALNFTLQFIAPDQRLALLGRIRDALVPGGALILSEKLRFNDEQEHALLTDLHIAFKRANGYSDLEISQKRSAIENVMKPDSLEEHRQRLLAAGFSKVVPWFQCLNFASLIALP